A portion of the Juglans microcarpa x Juglans regia isolate MS1-56 chromosome 1D, Jm3101_v1.0, whole genome shotgun sequence genome contains these proteins:
- the LOC121265571 gene encoding uncharacterized protein LOC121265571 yields MIQLLFLVLFAEAAVAFLLLVKVGPLRDLVIKILDQLKMGKGPPTMKTIAGTMSVIFLSSLMSIVKIQNKGAKLGTMSPMDQVLWRTHLLEASLMGFTLFLGFIIDRVHHYLQKLSALRSSVGASKGEVERLQKEKMQLKENEEKSSKEIKLLQGEIATLSENLKKLKLESQNKDKRVEMAESHVAALQKQASDLLLEYDRLLEDNQNLQTQALRY; encoded by the exons atgattCAGTTGTTGTTCTTGGTTTTGTTCGCCGAGGCTGCTGTGGCATTCCTTCTATTGGTCAAAGTTGGGCCATTGAGAGATCTTGTCATAAAGATTTTGGATCAGCTGAAGATGGGGAAAGGTCCTCCTACAATGAAAACCATAGCTGGTACTATGTCTGTGATTTTCCTATCAAGCCTTATGAGCATTGTTAAGATCCAGAATAAGGGTGCAAAGCTTGGTACCATGTCACCCATGGATCAGGTTCTATGGAGGACGCATTTGCTTGAGGCTTCTCTCATGG GTTTTACCCTTTTTCTTGGATTCATAATTGACCGTGTACACCATTATCTCCAAAAGCTTAGTGCGTTGAGGAGTAGTGTGGGAGCTTCAAAAGGGGAAGTTGAAAggcttcaaaaagaaaagatgcagctcaaagaaaatgaagagaaatctTCAAAGGAGATAAAGCTGCTGCAAGGAGAAATTGCAACTCTAtcagagaatttgaaaaagctgaagctagaatctcaaaataaagataagagGGTTGAAATGGCCGAAAGCCATGTCGCAGCCCTTCAAAAACAAGCGTCAGATCTACTTCTTGAATATGACCGTCTATTAGAAGACAACCAAAATCTTCAGACTCAGGCTCTTAGGTATTAA